Proteins from a genomic interval of Streptococcus oralis:
- the ribH gene encoding 6,7-dimethyl-8-ribityllumazine synthase: protein MKTYEGNLVANNIKIGIVVARFNEFITSKLLSGALDNLKRENVNEKDIEVAWVPGAFEIPLIASKMAKSNKYDAIICLGAVIRGSTSHYDYVCSEVSKGIAQISLNSEIPVMFGVLTTDTIEQAIERAGTKAGNKGSECAQGAIEMVNLIRTLDA from the coding sequence ATGAAGACTTATGAAGGTAATTTAGTAGCGAACAATATTAAAATAGGCATTGTTGTAGCGAGATTTAATGAATTTATAACTTCAAAATTATTATCTGGAGCACTAGATAATCTCAAAAGAGAGAATGTAAACGAGAAAGATATCGAGGTAGCCTGGGTTCCAGGAGCTTTTGAAATACCACTGATTGCATCAAAAATGGCAAAAAGTAACAAATATGATGCAATTATCTGCTTGGGAGCTGTCATTAGAGGTAGTACAAGTCATTATGATTATGTATGTAGCGAGGTATCTAAGGGAATCGCCCAAATCAGTTTAAATAGCGAAATCCCAGTTATGTTTGGTGTGCTAACGACAGATACAATTGAACAAGCCATAGAGCGAGCTGGTACTAAAGCAGGAAATAAGGGTTCTGAGTGTGCACAAGGAGCTATTGAAATGGTCAACCTAATTCGTACGTTAGACGCTTAG
- the mutL gene encoding DNA mismatch repair endonuclease MutL codes for MSHIIELPEVLANQIAAGEVIERPASVVKELVENAIDAGSSQIIIEIEEAGLKKIQITDNGHGIAHDEVELALRRHATSKIKNQADLFRIRTLGFRGEALPSIASVSVLTLLTAVDGASHGTKLVARGGEVEEVIPATSPVGTKVCVEDLFFNTPARLKYMKSQQAELSHIIDIVNRLGLAHPEISFSLISDGKEMTRTAGTGQLRQAIAGIYGLASAKKMIEIENSDLDFEITGFVSLPELTRANRNYISLFINGRYIKNFLLNRAILDGYGSKLMVGRFPLAVIHIHIDPYLADVNVHPTKQEVRISKERELMALVSEAIAKSLKEQTLIPDALENLAKSTVRNRQKVEQTILPLKENTLYYEKTELSRPCQAEVADHQVELTEEGQDLTLFAKETLDQLTKPVKLHFAERKPANYDQLDHPELDLASLDKAYDKLEREESSSFPELEFFGQMHGTYLFAQGRDGLYIIDQHAAQERVKYEEYRESIGNVDQSQQQLLVPYIFEFPADDALRLRERMPLLEEVGVFLAEYGENQFILREHPIWMAEEEIESGIYEMCDMLLLTKEVSIKKYRAELAIMMSCKRSIKANHRIDDHSARQLLYQLSQCDNPYNCPHGRPVLVHFTKSDMEKMFRRIQENHTSLRELGKY; via the coding sequence ATGTCTCATATTATTGAATTGCCAGAGGTGCTGGCAAACCAGATCGCGGCAGGAGAAGTCATTGAACGTCCTGCCAGTGTGGTCAAAGAGTTGGTAGAAAATGCTATCGACGCGGGTTCTAGCCAGATTATCATTGAGATTGAGGAAGCTGGTCTTAAGAAAATCCAAATAACAGATAATGGTCATGGAATTGCCCACGATGAGGTGGAATTGGCCTTGCGTCGCCATGCGACCAGTAAGATAAAAAATCAAGCAGATCTCTTTCGGATTCGGACGCTTGGTTTTCGTGGTGAAGCCCTGCCTTCTATCGCGTCTGTCAGTGTTTTGACTTTGTTGACGGCGGTGGATGGTGCGAGTCATGGGACCAAGCTCGTTGCGCGTGGGGGAGAAGTTGAGGAAGTCATCCCAGCGACTAGTCCTGTGGGGACTAAGGTTTGTGTAGAGGACCTCTTTTTCAACACACCTGCCCGCCTCAAGTATATGAAGAGCCAGCAAGCGGAGCTGTCTCATATCATTGATATTGTCAACCGTCTGGGATTGGCTCATCCTGAGATTTCTTTTAGTTTAATCAGTGATGGCAAGGAAATGACGCGGACAGCAGGGACTGGTCAACTACGCCAAGCCATCGCAGGGATTTACGGTTTGGCGAGTGCCAAGAAGATGATTGAAATTGAGAACTCTGACTTAGATTTCGAAATTACAGGTTTTGTGTCTCTGCCTGAGTTAACTCGAGCTAATCGCAACTATATCAGCCTCTTCATCAATGGCCGTTATATCAAGAACTTTCTACTAAATCGCGCTATTCTTGACGGTTACGGAAGCAAGCTCATGGTAGGGCGTTTTCCACTGGCTGTCATTCACATCCATATCGACCCCTATCTAGCTGATGTCAATGTGCATCCAACCAAGCAAGAAGTGCGGATTTCTAAGGAAAGAGAACTGATGGCACTTGTCTCAGAAGCCATCGCAAAGAGTCTTAAGGAACAAACCTTGATACCTGATGCCTTGGAAAATCTTGCCAAGTCGACCGTGCGCAATCGTCAAAAGGTAGAACAGACCATTCTCCCACTCAAAGAAAATACGCTCTACTATGAAAAAACAGAACTCTCAAGACCTTGTCAAGCTGAGGTGGCTGATCATCAGGTTGAATTAACTGAGGAAGGGCAGGATTTAACCCTGTTTGCTAAGGAAACCTTGGACCAGTTGACTAAGCCAGTAAAACTGCATTTTGCAGAGAGAAAGCCTGCTAACTATGACCAATTAGACCATCCAGAGTTGGACCTTGCTAGTCTCGATAAGGCTTATGATAAGCTGGAGCGAGAAGAATCGTCAAGCTTTCCAGAATTGGAATTTTTCGGGCAAATGCACGGGACCTATCTCTTTGCCCAAGGTCGAGATGGGCTCTACATCATAGACCAGCACGCCGCTCAGGAACGGGTCAAATATGAGGAATATCGAGAAAGTATTGGGAATGTTGACCAGAGCCAGCAACAACTCCTAGTTCCCTATATCTTTGAATTTCCTGCGGATGATGCCCTGCGTCTCAGGGAAAGAATGCCTCTTTTGGAGGAAGTGGGCGTCTTTCTAGCAGAGTACGGAGAAAATCAATTCATCCTGCGTGAACATCCTATTTGGATGGCAGAGGAAGAAATCGAATCTGGTATCTATGAAATGTGTGACATGCTGCTCTTGACCAAGGAAGTTTCGATTAAGAAATACCGAGCAGAGCTAGCCATCATGATGTCCTGCAAGCGGTCAATCAAGGCCAACCATCGTATCGATGACCATTCAGCCAGACAGCTCCTCTATCAGCTCTCTCAATGTGATAACCCCTATAACTGTCCCCATGGACGTCCTGTTTTGGTGCATTTCACCAAGTCAGACATGGAAAAGATGTTCCGACGTATTCAGGAGAATCATACCAGCCTCCGAGAGTTGGGGAAATATTAA
- a CDS encoding LytTR family DNA-binding domain-containing protein, protein MKVELQIKETYEEEKLIIQAPQPTEKVQKVIEFAENLDQKETIKGKIDGQVYLVEIGKIQRFYIENRKVLAETSSQTYSIDLRLYQVLEILPTTFIQISQSEIVNINSISHLKLTPNGLVEIFLKNERFTYSSRRYLKTIKEKLEL, encoded by the coding sequence ATGAAAGTAGAACTACAGATTAAGGAGACTTACGAGGAGGAAAAGCTAATTATCCAAGCACCTCAGCCGACCGAAAAAGTCCAGAAAGTCATCGAGTTCGCAGAAAATCTTGACCAAAAAGAAACAATCAAAGGAAAGATTGATGGTCAGGTCTATCTAGTTGAAATTGGCAAGATTCAGCGCTTCTATATCGAGAATCGAAAGGTTCTAGCAGAAACGTCGAGTCAGACCTACAGCATTGATTTGCGACTCTATCAAGTTCTTGAAATTCTACCGACCACTTTTATCCAAATTTCCCAATCTGAAATCGTCAATATCAACTCCATCTCTCATCTCAAGCTCACCCCCAACGGTCTGGTAGAAATCTTTCTAAAAAATGAAAGATTCACCTACTCTTCACGGCGTTACCTAAAAACCATCAAGGAGAAATTAGAACTATGA
- a CDS encoding DUF3021 domain-containing protein, translated as MKKQIFHDAAAGVLIGLILSILFSLMYAPNTYAPLSPESLIGQVMVQHQVHGALVLLYCTIIWSAIGVLFSFGSRLFNRDWSLLRATLSHFFLMLAGFVPLATLAGWFPFHWTFYLQLIPEFTIVYLIIWAILYKREAKKVDHINQLLAHKK; from the coding sequence ATGAAAAAACAAATCTTTCACGATGCTGCTGCTGGTGTTCTTATCGGCCTCATCCTCTCTATCCTCTTTTCACTCATGTATGCACCAAATACCTATGCCCCACTGAGTCCCGAGTCTCTTATCGGCCAAGTGATGGTTCAACATCAGGTTCATGGTGCCCTGGTCTTGCTCTACTGCACGATTATCTGGTCAGCTATCGGCGTTCTCTTTAGCTTTGGCAGCCGCTTATTCAACCGTGACTGGAGCCTGCTCCGTGCCACACTTTCCCATTTCTTCCTCATGCTGGCTGGCTTTGTCCCACTGGCAACTCTGGCTGGTTGGTTCCCCTTCCACTGGACCTTCTATCTCCAGCTCATTCCAGAGTTTACGATTGTCTACCTCATCATCTGGGCTATTCTCTATAAAAGAGAAGCTAAAAAAGTAGACCACATCAATCAACTCTTGGCTCATAAAAAGTAA
- the mutS gene encoding DNA mismatch repair protein MutS, giving the protein MATEKLSPGMQQYVDIKKQYPDAFLLFRMGDFYELFYEDAINAAQILEISLTSRNKNAENPIPMAGVPYHSAQQYIDVLIEQGYKVAIAEQMEDPKQAVGVVKREVVQVITPGTVVDSSKPDSQNNFLVSLDRDGNQFGLAYMDLVTGDFYVTGLLDFTLVCGEIRNLKAREVVLGYDLSDEEEQILSRQMNLVLSYEKESFEDVHLLDSRLAAVEQAAASKLLQYVHRTQMRELNHLKPVIRYEIKDFLQMDYATKASLDLVENARSGKKQGSLFWLLDETKTAMGMRLLRSWIHRPLIDKERIVQRQEVVQVFLDHFFERSDLTDSLKGVYDIERLASRVSFGKTNPKDLLQLATTLSSVPRIRAILEGMEQPALAYLIAQLDAIPELESLISAAIAPEAPHVITEGGIIRTGFDETLDKYRRVLREGTGWIAEIEAKERENSGISTLKIDYNKKDGYYFHVTNSQLGNVPAHFFRKATLKNSERFGTEELARIEGDMLEAREKSANLEYEIFMRIREEVSKYIQRLQALAQGIATVDVLQSLAVVAETQHLIRPEFGEDSQINIQKGRHAVVEKVMGAQTYIPNTIQMSEDTSIQLITGPNMSGKSTYMRQLAITAVMAQLGSYVPAESAHLPIFDAIFTRIGAADDLVSGQSTFMVEMMEANNAISHATKDSLILFDELGRGTATYDGMALAQSIIEYIHEHIGAKTLFATHYHELTSLESSLEHLVNVHVATLEQDGQVTFLHKIEPGPADKSYGIHVAKIAGLPVELLARADKILTQLESQGTESPAPMRETSAVTEQMSLFDAPEDHPILEELAKLDVYNMTPMQAMNVLVEFKQKL; this is encoded by the coding sequence ATGGCAACAGAAAAGCTATCACCCGGCATGCAACAGTATGTGGATATTAAAAAACAATACCCAGATGCTTTTTTGCTTTTTCGGATGGGTGATTTTTACGAGTTGTTCTATGAAGATGCAATCAATGCAGCACAGATTTTAGAAATTTCCTTAACGAGTAGGAATAAAAATGCAGAAAATCCGATACCCATGGCAGGTGTCCCCTATCATTCTGCCCAGCAGTATATCGACGTATTGATCGAGCAGGGCTATAAGGTGGCCATAGCCGAGCAGATGGAAGATCCCAAACAAGCAGTCGGTGTTGTCAAGCGAGAGGTGGTCCAGGTCATCACGCCTGGAACGGTCGTCGATAGCAGTAAGCCCGATAGTCAGAATAATTTCTTGGTTTCCTTAGATCGTGATGGCAATCAATTTGGTCTGGCTTATATGGATCTGGTGACGGGTGACTTTTATGTGACTGGTTTATTGGATTTTACGCTAGTTTGTGGGGAAATCCGTAACCTCAAAGCCCGAGAAGTGGTACTGGGTTATGACTTGTCAGACGAAGAAGAGCAAATCCTCAGTCGACAGATGAATTTGGTTCTTTCTTATGAAAAAGAATCCTTTGAGGATGTCCATCTACTGGATTCGCGCTTGGCAGCTGTGGAGCAAGCGGCAGCTAGTAAGCTGCTCCAGTATGTCCACCGTACCCAGATGCGGGAATTGAATCATCTTAAACCAGTTATTCGCTATGAAATCAAAGATTTCTTACAGATGGACTATGCGACCAAGGCTAGTCTGGATTTGGTTGAGAATGCCCGTTCAGGCAAGAAGCAAGGCAGTCTTTTCTGGCTTTTGGATGAAACCAAAACGGCTATGGGTATGCGGCTCTTACGTTCTTGGATTCATCGTCCCTTGATTGATAAGGAGCGAATCGTCCAGCGTCAAGAGGTGGTGCAGGTCTTTCTTGACCACTTCTTTGAGCGTAGTGATTTAACGGACAGTCTCAAGGGAGTTTATGATATTGAACGCTTGGCTAGTCGGGTTTCTTTTGGCAAAACCAATCCCAAGGATCTCTTGCAGTTAGCGACTACCTTATCTAGTGTGCCACGGATTCGAGCGATTTTAGAGGGAATGGAGCAACCTGCTCTGGCCTATCTCATCGCACAGTTGGATGCCATTCCAGAGTTGGAGAGCTTGATTAGCGCAGCGATTGCTCCTGAGGCCCCTCATGTGATTACAGAAGGTGGCATTATCCGAACTGGATTTGATGAGACCTTGGATAAATACCGCCGAGTACTCAGAGAAGGGACTGGCTGGATTGCTGAGATTGAGGCTAAGGAGAGAGAAAACTCTGGTATCAGCACGCTTAAGATTGACTACAATAAAAAGGATGGCTACTATTTCCATGTGACCAATTCGCAACTGGGAAATGTGCCAGCCCACTTTTTCCGCAAGGCGACCCTGAAAAACTCGGAACGCTTTGGAACCGAGGAATTAGCTCGTATTGAGGGAGATATGTTGGAGGCGCGTGAGAAGTCAGCCAACCTAGAGTACGAAATCTTTATGCGTATCCGTGAGGAAGTCAGCAAGTACATCCAGCGTTTACAGGCTTTAGCCCAAGGAATTGCGACGGTCGATGTCTTGCAGAGTTTAGCAGTTGTGGCTGAAACCCAGCATTTGATCCGACCTGAGTTTGGAGAGGACTCACAAATCAATATCCAGAAAGGACGTCATGCTGTCGTTGAAAAGGTTATGGGGGCTCAGACTTATATTCCAAATACCATTCAGATGTCAGAAGATACGAGTATTCAGCTAATCACAGGGCCAAACATGAGTGGGAAGTCTACCTACATGCGTCAGCTAGCCATAACAGCGGTTATGGCCCAGCTAGGCTCGTATGTGCCGGCTGAGAGCGCCCATTTGCCTATTTTCGATGCTATCTTTACTCGCATTGGAGCAGCAGATGACTTGGTTTCAGGTCAATCAACCTTCATGGTAGAGATGATGGAGGCCAACAATGCCATTTCGCATGCGACCAAGGATTCCTTGATTCTCTTTGATGAGTTAGGACGGGGAACTGCGACTTATGACGGGATGGCTCTTGCCCAATCCATCATCGAATACATTCATGAACATATCGGAGCCAAAACCCTCTTTGCGACCCACTACCATGAGTTGACCAGTCTGGAGTCTAGCTTGGAACACTTGGTCAATGTTCATGTGGCAACCTTGGAGCAGGATGGGCAGGTCACCTTCCTTCACAAGATCGAACCAGGGCCAGCTGACAAATCCTACGGTATCCATGTTGCTAAGATTGCTGGCTTGCCAGTAGAACTTTTAGCAAGAGCAGATAAGATTTTGACTCAACTGGAGAGTCAAGGGACGGAAAGTCCTGCTCCGATGAGAGAAACAAGTGCTGTCACAGAGCAGATGTCACTCTTTGATGCGCCTGAAGATCATCCTATTCTAGAAGAATTAGCTAAACTGGATGTGTACAATATGACACCTATGCAGGCTATGAATGTCTTAGTTGAGTTCAAACAAAAATTATAA